The genomic region AAGGTCAGCTGGAAGCAACAATCTCTACTCCAAGAAAAGACTGTACAGGTCAAGTTTATTATATTCCTATCTGTAACTGTACTACAAGAACATCTAAGAGTTAAAAGGTAATGTTTTCCAGAGGTATAAATAAAATGCCACCTAACAGAACTAAAGTCAGTGTATTCCTTTAGAACTGCAGTTTCCTGAACATGGACCATAAATTCTTATCTTATCCTATGTACATTTCTTTATGTACTTGAAATTACCTtctgtaaaatacaaatattatatttcagaCAGTTAAAAACACCCtgcaaaagtgaaatattttcaaagtacattttttttcattctgaacATTGTACTTTCTACGAAATATagagatatatttgttttaaagctaTGTAAGAAAATGCAACAATCAAATCGTTTAGTCTCTCACTTCTTTTAAACTGTAGTCTTGTGTTTCATGTGAGAATTTTCATTTCACCATTCTTACAACTCTGATTATATGTGAAATCTCTTACAACACATTAGTTTTGCCAGTTAAGATCTTTCATAGCATACTAGATTATTTACCTTCTTTGGCACAGAAATTTCTTGCAAcacaaaagtttaatatattctttcaagagaaatgttttcttttagcatGTGTGTTTTCTTCCCTATATTCATTCAAATGTCTTTTGCCATAGCAGTATCTGCCCTGAAACAAGCTCCCTCCATCAAGTGAAATGCTTTGTAACGTACTGGtatcttttttataatttctcaATGAAATACTTTTGCAATACAGCAATTTCTATActatttcataaaagaaaattttccaACATAATACCTTCTTCCACTTTATTCAAAGTGTCTTGCAAATATAGTTTGTTTCTAATACCTTGAAAAGTAACACATTTTCAACAGAATCATTTCTAACTTCAGGCccatcacaaaataaaaaagccTCAAACTACAAGCCTACTTCTTTACCTGCTAGTAAAGTGTTCAACACAATGTTTTCTTAATATCCTTCACATGAAttgcttttaataaatatttgaaatgtgttCAATTTTATTTCTAGATCTAAaagcaattatatatatatatatatatatataaggttgaATGGATTTAAGAAacaagtttttcaaatatttatatatatgtttaagcTCTCAATAAATTTTGATGTGTCCCATATGCAGTGTATACGTTACACGCTCAGTGTTTCTTGtgcaattttaaaatatctaattgtcAGAGCTCTGTATGCATATCCATGTCAACATTTTTACACAGAACATATGCCTAATTTTATCATTACTGTCTTCACTAACTTGTCTCGTATTTTGCCATCAAGAGTTGTGTTCTAATTGTTCACATTTTACTAACCTTTtatatcaaaaacataaaataaaaagttcaagTGGAACATTACCTTGTagatttaattaaattaagtGTTCGTTTGTACGATAAAATGTTTCCAGAACTAAAACTATATAGTAACACAATACCTAGTGGCtatcatatattaataataatagaaaatgatCTTGAATACAATTAAAACTACTACAAAATTTAATGAGAagattaattaaacaattaaaattacacaCTAACAGAAAAGTACTTCCAGCTTCatgaaagaaaatttcaaagaaataattCCACAGTTACAAGAATAGAACTTGCATACTAGTCTACTCAACAAACTAATACATTTTGTCTTATAGGGAGTACTACACAGTTTAATAAACAATAGAATATCTTTCATCTGTCAAATAGTACCACATGTTTTAACAGAAGAACATCTGTCTGTCATAGAGAGCTATATAGTTTAACAAAGGACTATGTTGTCTATAAATGAATgctgtacaataataaaaataaaaacacttattttcaCCATAGACTAGTCACATTTCAACCAgagtttacatttatttttacaaaatatctatTTAACAGAAGAATATCTGACAGAGATTACaataatcttaaaacaaaatGATTACAATATATTGTCTAAATCAGCATCAGTATTTCAACTGCAAATAATACAGCTTCTCTGATATCATAAAATGTTGCTTCCAAATAACAACTTGGTATATAAGGTAAATTTGCATGCTAATATATAGCATTAGGGTAACAACACATCAACACTAGTTACACAAAGTTTAGGTAGCTCGATGCCTTCCCCCATACAGATGACATCGGAGGCCACAGTGATGACAGGCTTTTAAGGGGAGATAGCACCACAAACATGGGACAAGAAGAGAAAGAAGTGCTAGTCCAATCCAACGTCGATGACACTGGTCGTCAGAAGTATCACACGAACAAGGATGTTCATTGAACTCCCCTTCTGCGTCAGACATACAATGGTACAGCATACACTGGGCACAAGATATACAAGTGGCAGCATTGATGCATGCTAAAACTGGATCAGGAGCATATTCACAACTGCCCTGATAATTCTCTTCGTCGTCAAACATTTCCTGGCAATAATGGCACTGGGAACGTCCAAGAGGAGACTGTCTTCGAGATTCTCTGTTATGATATTTCTTCCTTTTGTTCTTGGTTGGCAAAAGAGGAGGTTGCAAGCCAGAAAACTGAGGTTTCTTGTAGCTACATGCAGATACACAAtcttgtttatttagttttaatggaTCCATGACAGGATAGGAGTATTCGTGATCTAATCGAGATGATTTATCCTTGGCAAACTGTACGTAGGAATAGGGTTCTCCAGAAAGGACTTCAATCTTGTCAATATCTTGAGACCCTGGATCATTGCTGGTTCTTGCTCTATTTGTTACTTCCTCTCCTGGACCATTTTCACTTCCTCTACCTCCA from Tachypleus tridentatus isolate NWPU-2018 chromosome 1, ASM421037v1, whole genome shotgun sequence harbors:
- the LOC143229745 gene encoding sprouty-related, EVH1 domain-containing protein 1-like isoform X4 → MVRCMRLSRNRRGNYLVRVRAQVMTRDDTQGGWFPMGGGGLSNVSVCKRLVPSENDSKHEYLIYGKRISDQSVVLSCMIRKDFQYNKVMPTFHHWRTGDNRFGLTFQTAADARAFDKGVRMAVEDLLDDVGDDDVFMTLELPVDSRSSSGSSTTSGSLAGYIQPSSTTHSIPGDLLSTSSSPYTHPHANHHHLHRMHFMRSSRIPPGSSNSSSTNGVGTSSGGRGSENGPGEEVTNRARTSNDPGSQDIDKIEVLSGEPYSYVQFAKDKSSRLDHEYSYPVMDPLKLNKQDCVSACSYKKPQFSGLQPPLLPTKNKRKKYHNRESRRQSPLGRSQCHYCQEMFDDEENYQGSCEYAPDPVLACINAATCISCAQCMLYHCMSDAEGEFNEHPCSCDTSDDQCHRRWIGLALLSLLVPCLWCYLPLKACHHCGLRCHLYGGRHRAT
- the LOC143229745 gene encoding sprouty-related, EVH1 domain-containing protein 1-like isoform X5, translated to MTRDDTQGGWFPMGGGGLSNVSVCKRLVPSENDSKHEYLIYGKRISDQSVVLSCMIRKDFQYNKVMPTFHHWRTGDNRFGLTFQTAADARAFDKGVRMAVEDLLDDLDGADCCCNTDVGDDDVFMTLELPVDSRSSSGSSTTSGSLAGYIQPSSTTHSIPGDLLSTSSSPYTHPHANHHHLHRMHFMRSSRIPPGSSNSSSTNGVGTSSGGRGSENGPGEEVTNRARTSNDPGSQDIDKIEVLSGEPYSYVQFAKDKSSRLDHEYSYPVMDPLKLNKQDCVSACSYKKPQFSGLQPPLLPTKNKRKKYHNRESRRQSPLGRSQCHYCQEMFDDEENYQGSCEYAPDPVLACINAATCISCAQCMLYHCMSDAEGEFNEHPCSCDTSDDQCHRRWIGLALLSLLVPCLWCYLPLKACHHCGLRCHLYGGRHRAT
- the LOC143229745 gene encoding uncharacterized protein LOC143229745 isoform X6 → MHAHNFVFLCGKLLYNELIIYVLFVFLHSLCLTLSDLDGADCCCNTDVGDDDVFMTLELPVDSRSSSGSSTTSGSLAGYIQPSSTTHSIPGDLLSTSSSPYTHPHANHHHLHRMHFMRSSRIPPGSSNSSSTNGVGTSSGGRGSENGPGEEVTNRARTSNDPGSQDIDKIEVLSGEPYSYVQFAKDKSSRLDHEYSYPVMDPLKLNKQDCVSACSYKKPQFSGLQPPLLPTKNKRKKYHNRESRRQSPLGRSQCHYCQEMFDDEENYQGSCEYAPDPVLACINAATCISCAQCMLYHCMSDAEGEFNEHPCSCDTSDDQCHRRWIGLALLSLLVPCLWCYLPLKACHHCGLRCHLYGGRHRAT